A genomic window from Martelella lutilitoris includes:
- a CDS encoding YcgN family cysteine cluster protein: MADRAEEQQPFWKTKRLEEMDAREWESLCDGCGLCCLNKLEDWETGEVAFTSVACRLLDGHSCQCSDYEDRWKTVPECIQLDVQGVRDIPWLPPTCAYRLVHEGHDLYWWHYLVSGDRETVHQAGISARDRTVSEMEVPVEDYEDYIIEWPVLTGEKTG; the protein is encoded by the coding sequence ATGGCCGACAGGGCAGAAGAACAGCAACCGTTCTGGAAGACGAAACGGCTCGAGGAGATGGACGCCCGCGAATGGGAAAGCCTCTGCGACGGCTGCGGACTTTGCTGTCTCAACAAGCTGGAGGACTGGGAAACGGGCGAGGTGGCCTTCACTTCGGTCGCCTGTCGCCTGCTGGACGGGCACTCCTGCCAGTGTTCCGACTACGAGGACCGGTGGAAGACGGTGCCGGAATGCATTCAGCTCGACGTTCAGGGCGTCAGGGATATTCCCTGGCTGCCGCCGACCTGCGCCTACAGGCTGGTGCATGAGGGACATGATCTCTACTGGTGGCACTACCTCGTTTCCGGCGACCGCGAGACCGTGCACCAGGCCGGCATTTCCGCGCGCGACCGGACCGTGAGCGAGATGGAGGTGCCGGTGGAGGACTACGAGGACTATATCATCGAATGGCCGGTGCTGACGGGGGAGAAGACGGGCTGA
- a CDS encoding substrate-binding protein, which translates to MSKFIMNRRSLLRAGAAAGVTLAAPMHFVRGAYAQDMSCNMPTGSTVTLGFNVPQTGPYADEGADEMKALMLAAKHLNGEGDGGMLATFSSKALKGNGILGKKVNYVTGDTQTKSDAARDSAKRMIEKEGAVMITGGSSSGVAVAVQSLCQDMGVIFMAGLTHSNDTTGKDKRRYGFRHFFNAYQSGEALAPVLQQEYGSDRRAYHLTADYTWGWTQEESIKNATEGLGWETVQTVKTPVGAGDFSQYITPVLNSGADVLILNHYGGDMVNSLTQAVQFGLKDKQVNGKNFEIVVPLFSRLMARGAGDAAKNILGSANWNWSLSDDASQAFVKSFGAEYGFPPSQAAHTCYVQALLYGDAVERAGTFFAPEVIKALEGFEFDGMGNGPTLYRAADHQCMKDVLVVRGNPDPQSEFDLLKVVKVVPRADVEYDPAIFGGELGPDTAKTC; encoded by the coding sequence ATGTCAAAGTTTATCATGAACCGCCGCAGCCTGCTCAGGGCGGGTGCGGCCGCCGGCGTCACGCTGGCCGCCCCCATGCATTTCGTGCGCGGGGCCTATGCGCAGGACATGTCCTGCAACATGCCGACCGGCAGCACCGTCACGCTCGGCTTCAACGTGCCGCAGACCGGCCCCTACGCCGATGAGGGCGCCGACGAGATGAAGGCGCTGATGCTCGCCGCCAAACACCTGAACGGCGAGGGCGACGGCGGCATGCTCGCCACCTTCTCGTCCAAGGCTCTGAAGGGCAACGGCATTCTCGGCAAGAAGGTCAACTATGTCACGGGCGACACCCAGACCAAGTCCGATGCCGCCCGCGACAGCGCCAAGCGCATGATCGAGAAGGAAGGCGCGGTGATGATTACCGGCGGCTCGTCCTCGGGCGTTGCCGTTGCCGTGCAGAGCCTCTGCCAGGACATGGGCGTCATCTTCATGGCCGGCCTCACCCACTCCAACGACACGACCGGCAAGGACAAGCGCCGCTACGGCTTCCGCCACTTCTTCAACGCCTACCAGTCGGGCGAGGCGCTCGCCCCCGTGCTCCAGCAGGAATATGGCTCCGATCGCCGCGCCTACCACCTGACGGCTGACTATACCTGGGGCTGGACGCAGGAAGAATCGATCAAGAACGCGACCGAGGGCCTTGGCTGGGAAACGGTCCAGACCGTCAAGACGCCGGTCGGCGCCGGCGACTTCTCGCAGTACATCACCCCGGTCCTCAATTCCGGCGCCGATGTGCTGATCCTCAACCACTATGGCGGCGACATGGTCAATTCGCTGACCCAGGCCGTCCAGTTCGGCCTCAAGGACAAGCAGGTCAACGGCAAGAATTTCGAGATCGTCGTTCCGCTGTTCTCCCGCCTGATGGCCCGCGGCGCAGGCGATGCGGCCAAGAACATTCTCGGTTCGGCCAACTGGAACTGGTCGCTCAGCGATGATGCCAGCCAGGCCTTCGTCAAGTCCTTCGGCGCGGAATACGGCTTCCCGCCGTCCCAGGCAGCCCACACCTGCTACGTCCAGGCCCTGCTCTATGGCGACGCCGTGGAGCGCGCCGGCACCTTCTTCGCGCCGGAAGTCATCAAGGCGCTGGAAGGGTTCGAGTTCGACGGCATGGGCAACGGCCCGACGCTTTACCGCGCCGCGGACCACCAGTGCATGAAGGATGTGCTCGTCGTGCGCGGCAATCCCGATCCGCAGAGCGAGTTCGACCTGCTGAAGGTCGTCAAGGTCGTTCCCCGTGCCGATGTCGAATACGACCCGGCGATCTTCGGCGGCGAACTCGGCCCGGACACGGCCAAGACCTGCTGA
- a CDS encoding branched-chain amino acid ABC transporter permease, with translation MDAIIIQFLNGLDKGAAYSLIALGLTLVFGTLGVVNFAHGALFMLGAFCAVTFNALLTWPVQPPKAEGALFAPRPVPYMEYAFGDFGAAMINWSVPLSILLAIPVMLLIGLVMERGLIRFFYKRPHADQILVTFGLAIVLQEIIKKIYGANPVPQSAPDVFAGTANIAAWFGMADAFIVYPWWRLIYFLFAALVIGAVFAFLQFTTYGMVVRAGMRDRETVGLLGIDIEKRFTVVFGIAAVVAGLAGVMYTPILPPNYHLGMDFLVLSFVVVVVGGMGSLPGAIVAGFTLGILQSFASMNEVKSIIPGIDQVIIYLVAVIILLTMPRGLMGRRGVMED, from the coding sequence ATGGACGCCATCATCATTCAGTTTCTGAACGGCCTCGACAAGGGCGCAGCCTATTCGCTGATCGCCCTTGGCCTCACTCTGGTTTTCGGCACGCTCGGCGTCGTCAACTTCGCCCATGGCGCCCTCTTCATGCTCGGTGCCTTCTGCGCCGTCACCTTCAACGCGCTTCTGACCTGGCCGGTCCAGCCGCCCAAGGCCGAGGGCGCGCTGTTCGCGCCGCGCCCGGTGCCCTACATGGAATACGCCTTCGGCGATTTCGGCGCGGCGATGATCAACTGGTCCGTGCCGCTCTCCATCCTGCTCGCCATTCCCGTCATGCTCCTGATCGGGCTCGTCATGGAACGCGGATTGATCCGCTTCTTCTACAAGCGCCCCCATGCCGACCAGATCCTGGTGACCTTCGGGCTGGCCATCGTGCTGCAGGAGATCATCAAGAAGATCTACGGCGCCAATCCCGTGCCCCAGTCCGCGCCAGACGTCTTCGCCGGAACGGCAAATATCGCCGCGTGGTTCGGCATGGCCGACGCCTTCATCGTCTATCCCTGGTGGCGGCTGATCTACTTCCTGTTTGCAGCCCTCGTCATCGGCGCCGTCTTCGCCTTCCTGCAATTCACCACCTACGGCATGGTGGTGCGCGCCGGCATGCGTGACCGGGAGACCGTCGGCCTGCTCGGCATCGACATCGAGAAACGCTTCACCGTGGTCTTCGGCATCGCCGCCGTCGTGGCGGGCCTCGCCGGCGTCATGTACACGCCGATCCTGCCGCCGAACTATCACCTCGGCATGGATTTCCTGGTGCTGAGCTTCGTCGTGGTCGTCGTCGGCGGCATGGGCTCGCTGCCGGGCGCCATCGTTGCCGGTTTCACGCTGGGCATCCTGCAATCCTTCGCCTCGATGAACGAGGTGAAATCCATCATTCCCGGTATCGACCAGGTGATCATCTACCTCGTTGCCGTCATCATTCTCTTGACCATGCCGCGCGGGCTGATGGGCCGCCGCGGCGTGATGGAGGACTAA
- a CDS encoding branched-chain amino acid ABC transporter permease, with protein MFANLSRNDWLLYIVFSAIVLLAPILFLPLGAAYPALLQKFAIFGIFAIGFNILFGLTGYLSFGHAAFLGVGSYAAVWSFKLFTMNAIPAILFAVICSGLFAALIGYVSLRRSGIYFSILTLAFAQMSYNLAYSVLTPITNGETGLQLSQSDPRIIDRMFLAPTEGLPSPDFFGIQLQGYAGFYFCAIALLVCFFITLRIFRSPFGMMLKAVKSNQNRMMYTGFNTRPYLRSAFIISGMFAGLAGALMAVTDPLAGAERMQWTASGEVVLMTILGGVGTLLGPVIGAVVIKYFENIFSSFNDAALHSALSALPDAIETPLVGLLSLFVGDGWHLTLGLIFMAIVIFLPGGIMEGVKRLRARFSGGGGGRKAQSAAKIQPAE; from the coding sequence ATGTTTGCCAATCTCTCGCGCAACGACTGGCTGCTCTACATCGTCTTCTCGGCGATCGTGCTCCTGGCGCCCATCCTGTTCCTGCCGCTCGGCGCCGCCTACCCGGCGCTCTTGCAGAAATTCGCGATCTTCGGGATCTTCGCCATCGGCTTCAACATCCTGTTCGGGCTGACCGGCTATCTCTCCTTCGGCCACGCGGCCTTCCTCGGCGTCGGCTCTTATGCCGCCGTCTGGTCGTTCAAGCTTTTCACCATGAACGCCATTCCGGCCATCCTCTTCGCCGTCATCTGCTCGGGCCTGTTCGCGGCCCTCATCGGCTATGTCAGCCTGCGCCGCTCGGGCATCTATTTCTCGATCCTGACGCTCGCCTTCGCGCAGATGAGCTACAATCTCGCCTATTCGGTGCTGACCCCGATCACCAACGGCGAGACCGGCCTGCAGCTTTCGCAGAGCGATCCGCGCATCATCGACCGCATGTTCCTCGCCCCGACCGAGGGCCTGCCATCGCCGGATTTCTTCGGCATCCAGCTCCAGGGCTATGCCGGGTTCTATTTCTGCGCCATCGCCCTTCTGGTCTGCTTCTTCATCACGCTGAGGATCTTCCGCTCGCCCTTCGGCATGATGCTGAAGGCGGTCAAATCCAACCAGAACCGGATGATGTATACCGGCTTCAACACGCGCCCCTACCTGCGCTCCGCCTTCATCATCTCCGGCATGTTCGCCGGCCTCGCCGGCGCGCTGATGGCCGTCACCGACCCGCTGGCGGGCGCTGAGCGCATGCAGTGGACGGCGTCCGGCGAAGTCGTGCTGATGACCATTCTCGGCGGCGTCGGCACCCTGCTCGGCCCGGTCATCGGCGCGGTGGTGATCAAGTATTTCGAAAACATCTTCTCCTCGTTCAACGACGCAGCGCTCCACAGCGCGCTGTCGGCCCTGCCGGACGCGATCGAGACCCCGCTCGTCGGGCTCCTGTCGCTCTTCGTCGGCGACGGCTGGCACCTGACGCTCGGCCTCATCTTCATGGCGATCGTCATTTTCCTGCCCGGCGGCATCATGGAGGGCGTCAAACGCCTTCGCGCCCGCTTCTCGGGCGGCGGCGGCGGCCGCAAGGCGCAATCCGCCGCCAAAATCCAGCCAGCGGAGTAA
- a CDS encoding ABC transporter ATP-binding protein — protein sequence MADNNIVLHVDDVHKSFGGLRALSDVNLEVESGKVHAIIGPNGAGKSTLLNVCIGRIKPSHGRVVFAGQTLNEHEPHEINQMGVSRVFQTPEIFPDLSLIENVMIPAFARRDGAFRLNAVKALSGEKEIREEAEFMLEDIGLSARRHHEAGSLSRGDKRRLELAMCLIQKPKLLLLDEPTAGMARHDTNMTIELLQRIKARGMTKVIIEHDMHVVFSLADKISVLAQGRIIAEGSPDQVRGNPKVREAYLGEAHE from the coding sequence ATGGCAGACAACAACATCGTCCTGCACGTTGACGACGTCCACAAGAGCTTCGGCGGCCTGCGCGCCCTCTCAGATGTCAATCTCGAGGTCGAAAGCGGCAAGGTCCACGCCATTATCGGTCCGAACGGCGCCGGCAAATCGACCCTGCTCAACGTCTGTATCGGTCGGATCAAACCAAGCCACGGCAGGGTCGTCTTCGCCGGGCAGACGCTCAACGAGCACGAACCGCACGAGATCAACCAGATGGGCGTCTCGCGCGTGTTCCAGACCCCGGAAATCTTCCCGGACCTGAGCCTGATCGAAAACGTCATGATCCCGGCCTTTGCCCGCCGCGACGGCGCCTTCAGGCTGAACGCGGTCAAGGCGCTTTCCGGGGAAAAGGAAATCCGCGAGGAAGCCGAATTCATGCTGGAGGATATCGGGCTTTCCGCCCGCCGCCATCATGAGGCGGGCTCGCTGTCGCGCGGCGACAAGCGCCGGCTGGAACTCGCCATGTGCCTGATCCAGAAGCCGAAGCTTCTGCTGCTCGACGAACCGACGGCCGGCATGGCTCGCCACGACACGAACATGACCATCGAACTCCTGCAGCGGATCAAGGCCCGCGGAATGACCAAGGTCATCATCGAACATGACATGCATGTCGTCTTTTCGCTCGCCGACAAGATCTCCGTGCTTGCCCAGGGGCGCATCATCGCCGAAGGTTCACCCGATCAGGTGCGCGGCAATCCGAAGGTCAGGGAAGCCTATCTCGGGGAGGCCCACGAATGA
- a CDS encoding ABC transporter ATP-binding protein, which produces MEKGNLAGEQIAVSETVNDAFLSVRDIHAWYGESYIVQGVSFDIRKGEVLSLLGRNGAGKTTTLRTLARLDNPALSQGEIWLDGEPLHKKKAFQAALSGVQLVPEDRRIIGGLSVEENLVLAQVAGEKGWSIEEIYDRFPRLAERRNQEAVTLSGGEQQMLAVARALARKIKILFLDEPYEGLAPVIVQEIEKIVRQIRDLGITTIIVEQNAVAALRLSDRAVIMDTGQVVFSGSAQDVLDNAELREEYLAI; this is translated from the coding sequence ATGGAGAAAGGCAATCTCGCCGGGGAGCAGATCGCAGTGTCGGAAACAGTCAATGATGCATTCCTGTCGGTTCGCGACATTCATGCCTGGTACGGCGAAAGCTATATCGTGCAGGGCGTGTCCTTCGATATCAGGAAAGGCGAGGTCCTGTCCCTCCTCGGCCGCAACGGCGCCGGCAAGACGACAACGCTCAGAACGCTCGCCCGCCTCGACAATCCGGCGCTCAGCCAGGGAGAGATCTGGCTCGACGGCGAACCGCTTCACAAGAAGAAAGCCTTCCAGGCAGCGCTTTCCGGCGTCCAACTTGTGCCGGAAGACCGGCGGATCATCGGCGGTCTCTCCGTGGAGGAAAACCTTGTTCTGGCACAGGTCGCCGGCGAAAAGGGCTGGTCCATCGAAGAGATCTACGATCGCTTTCCCCGCCTGGCCGAACGCCGCAACCAGGAAGCGGTGACGCTGTCGGGCGGCGAACAGCAGATGCTGGCCGTCGCCCGCGCTCTTGCCCGCAAGATCAAGATCCTCTTCCTCGACGAGCCTTATGAAGGCCTCGCGCCCGTCATCGTGCAGGAGATCGAAAAAATCGTCCGCCAGATCCGCGATCTCGGCATCACCACCATCATCGTCGAGCAGAACGCCGTTGCCGCCTTGAGGCTCTCCGACCGCGCCGTCATTATGGATACCGGACAGGTGGTCTTTTCCGGCAGCGCCCAGGACGTGCTCGACAATGCGGAACTGCGCGAGGAATATCTGGCGATCTGA
- a CDS encoding DUF1491 family protein — protein sequence MRLKSEIFVSALVRRVFANGDFAVVERKGAADAGAIAIRQVLRDGQECLFMPAPQFFSAESGEDRLFEQRLDRVPAADVAARLEKEIRFDGDLWVVVLETESVEGLFAVASDGV from the coding sequence ATGCGCCTCAAATCGGAAATCTTTGTTTCGGCCCTGGTGCGCCGGGTTTTCGCCAATGGCGATTTTGCCGTTGTGGAGCGCAAGGGCGCGGCCGATGCCGGCGCGATCGCGATCCGTCAGGTGCTTCGGGACGGACAGGAATGCCTGTTCATGCCGGCGCCGCAGTTTTTTTCCGCCGAGAGCGGTGAAGACCGGCTGTTCGAGCAGCGTCTGGACAGGGTCCCGGCCGCCGATGTTGCGGCGCGGCTTGAGAAGGAAATCCGTTTCGACGGCGATCTGTGGGTCGTGGTTCTGGAGACGGAGAGCGTCGAGGGGCTTTTTGCCGTGGCCAGCGACGGCGTGTGA
- a CDS encoding peptidoglycan-binding domain-containing protein produces the protein MAKARKTRRSKKKTPSLIGRGASAVGAFVARHPSWVGGPLVFGIVLSFVSANALWYQPGPHPEPLMKTRQPADPYAVPGRRMASEEDFETFRIELEGEGNSGPVEVASLERDDGGDDLMAILQAVEKEPPATAARSQAEPQAQPAVVDDREIIRQVQEQLAAAGYYKGKPDGVTGPLTEAAVKAFQADQGLAETGIADAGLLAILKGDDGGLPPVPTPRAATKAGAGSVDPVAALLASDEPAPAADALVVEIQRGLVNIAYDDVTVDGVAGANTRAAILEFQKHYRLPETGEPSPAVRDKLAEIGAL, from the coding sequence ATGGCGAAGGCTAGGAAGACCAGACGCAGCAAGAAGAAGACGCCCTCGCTCATCGGGCGCGGCGCCTCGGCCGTCGGGGCCTTTGTCGCGCGCCACCCGTCATGGGTCGGCGGGCCGCTGGTCTTCGGCATCGTCCTCAGCTTCGTTTCCGCCAATGCGCTCTGGTACCAGCCGGGCCCGCATCCCGAACCGCTGATGAAGACGCGCCAGCCCGCAGACCCCTATGCGGTTCCCGGACGCCGGATGGCGAGCGAGGAGGATTTCGAGACCTTCAGGATCGAACTCGAAGGCGAGGGGAATAGCGGACCGGTCGAGGTCGCTTCGCTTGAGCGCGATGACGGCGGCGACGATCTGATGGCGATCCTGCAGGCGGTCGAGAAAGAGCCACCGGCGACAGCCGCCCGGTCGCAGGCCGAGCCGCAGGCTCAGCCGGCGGTTGTCGATGACCGCGAGATCATCCGTCAGGTTCAGGAACAGCTTGCCGCCGCCGGCTATTACAAGGGCAAGCCCGACGGCGTGACCGGGCCGCTGACAGAGGCCGCGGTGAAAGCCTTTCAGGCTGATCAGGGGCTGGCGGAGACCGGCATTGCCGATGCGGGTCTTCTCGCTATCCTCAAGGGCGATGACGGCGGACTGCCGCCAGTGCCGACGCCGCGCGCGGCAACGAAGGCGGGCGCGGGCTCTGTCGATCCGGTGGCCGCGCTTCTGGCGTCAGACGAACCCGCTCCGGCCGCCGATGCCCTGGTCGTCGAGATCCAGCGCGGCCTCGTCAACATCGCCTATGACGACGTGACGGTCGACGGCGTGGCCGGCGCCAATACCCGCGCGGCGATCCTGGAGTTCCAGAAGCATTATCGCCTGCCGGAAACCGGCGAGCCGAGCCCGGCCGTACGCGACAAGCTTGCGGAAATCGGCGCGCTCTGA
- a CDS encoding DUF5330 domain-containing protein, protein MRFLLKSAFMIFVLLLIVPFFAPLLLGDKVTRNEAVLPSGRDIGSAVSAARGTIDYMSGMCEERPEVCDDGAGLLGFLGRRARQGAEIVYLYLGAHFAEDETAPAPQQARKTTRPEQPAAEVTVVERMAEPAETPTDLIRTGAITPEPEIAPAPPTPAPAVQPERISGLPENVPLPTRRPR, encoded by the coding sequence ATGAGATTTCTGCTGAAATCGGCATTCATGATCTTCGTGCTGCTGCTGATCGTGCCGTTCTTCGCGCCCCTGCTGCTGGGCGACAAGGTCACGCGCAACGAGGCCGTGCTGCCGAGCGGCCGTGACATCGGCAGCGCCGTTTCCGCAGCCCGCGGCACGATCGACTATATGAGCGGCATGTGCGAGGAGCGGCCGGAGGTTTGTGATGACGGCGCAGGCCTGCTGGGTTTTCTCGGCCGGCGGGCGCGGCAGGGGGCGGAAATCGTCTACCTCTATCTCGGCGCGCATTTCGCCGAGGATGAAACGGCCCCCGCGCCGCAGCAGGCGCGGAAAACCACGCGTCCGGAACAGCCCGCAGCCGAGGTGACGGTCGTCGAACGCATGGCCGAGCCCGCCGAAACGCCGACCGACCTCATCCGCACCGGCGCCATCACGCCGGAACCCGAAATCGCGCCCGCGCCACCGACCCCGGCCCCCGCCGTTCAACCGGAGCGCATATCGGGCCTGCCGGAGAACGTGCCGCTGCCAACGCGCCGCCCGCGCTGA
- a CDS encoding SufE family protein: MNEKLEQIIDDFSFLDDWEDRYRYVIELGKELPDMAEEEKTEENRVHGCASQVWLVSEEDEGADPVIRFRGDSDAFIVRGLVSIVLTVYSGEKASVIAGTDAINIFRRIGLVENLSAQRANGLNAMVAKIRETAAAALPA; this comes from the coding sequence ATGAACGAGAAACTCGAGCAGATCATCGACGATTTTTCATTCCTGGACGACTGGGAAGACCGCTACCGCTATGTGATCGAACTCGGCAAGGAACTCCCCGACATGGCGGAGGAGGAAAAAACCGAGGAGAACCGCGTCCATGGCTGCGCCAGCCAGGTCTGGCTTGTCAGCGAAGAAGACGAAGGCGCGGATCCGGTGATCCGGTTTCGCGGCGATTCGGACGCCTTCATCGTGCGCGGCCTGGTGTCGATCGTGCTGACCGTCTATTCCGGCGAGAAGGCCTCGGTGATCGCGGGAACGGATGCGATCAACATCTTCCGGCGGATCGGGCTCGTTGAAAACCTCTCCGCCCAGCGCGCCAACGGCCTCAATGCCATGGTGGCGAAGATCCGGGAAACGGCAGCCGCGGCGCTTCCCGCCTGA
- a CDS encoding DUF6456 domain-containing protein — MHERRAAAMTDARTGEKTPLEMLARLKGRDGGRFLPQVAHDAGERLFSDFNRAQMQPRITASLQPRLESRARAMRADAAGLSDSALDARRRVGRALLSVGPELADVLLDFVCFEKGLEQMERERQWPVRSAKLMVRTALLALARHYAPPPPRRAIRHWGGEGYRPEIAAMFAEE; from the coding sequence ATGCATGAGCGGAGGGCGGCGGCGATGACGGACGCGCGGACGGGCGAGAAGACGCCTCTTGAGATGCTGGCCCGCCTGAAGGGGCGCGATGGCGGCCGGTTTCTCCCGCAGGTCGCCCATGACGCGGGCGAGCGGTTGTTTTCGGATTTCAACCGGGCGCAGATGCAGCCCAGGATCACGGCCTCGCTTCAGCCGCGGCTGGAAAGCCGCGCGCGCGCGATGCGGGCTGACGCCGCCGGACTGTCCGACAGCGCGCTTGACGCGCGCCGGCGCGTCGGCCGCGCGCTCCTCTCCGTCGGTCCGGAGCTGGCCGACGTTCTGCTCGATTTCGTCTGTTTCGAAAAAGGCCTGGAACAGATGGAGCGGGAACGGCAATGGCCCGTGCGCTCGGCGAAGCTGATGGTCCGCACCGCGCTTCTGGCGCTTGCCCGCCACTACGCCCCGCCTCCGCCGCGGCGGGCCATCCGCCACTGGGGCGGCGAGGGCTACCGGCCCGAAATCGCGGCGATGTTTGCCGAGGAGTGA
- a CDS encoding helix-turn-helix domain-containing protein, translated as MNEYKAESTAPFQQAFVHQVAGAWSFERAGQMADIRTACRIVLLITREMAQVAGDRVSLKADRRRSVSHFRQIAMYVCHVTLQLSLSEIGAAFGRDRTTVAYSCRVIEDRRDDRAFDEFIASVERLAYSVVVAAGVRENA; from the coding sequence ATGAACGAGTACAAAGCAGAATCCACAGCGCCCTTCCAGCAGGCCTTTGTCCACCAGGTCGCCGGGGCGTGGTCATTCGAACGCGCCGGCCAGATGGCGGATATTCGCACCGCGTGCCGCATTGTTCTCCTGATCACCAGGGAGATGGCGCAGGTCGCCGGCGATCGCGTCTCGCTCAAGGCTGACCGTCGCCGGTCGGTCTCCCATTTCCGGCAGATCGCCATGTATGTCTGCCACGTCACGCTGCAATTGTCGCTGAGCGAGATCGGGGCGGCTTTCGGCCGGGACCGGACGACGGTTGCCTATTCCTGTCGGGTGATCGAGGACCGCCGGGACGACCGCGCCTTCGACGAGTTCATCGCCTCGGTGGAACGGCTTGCCTATTCCGTCGTCGTTGCGGCGGGAGTGCGGGAAAATGCATGA
- a CDS encoding MucR family transcriptional regulator, protein MTEAAVEQDTQNLVELTADIVAAYVSNHVVQTTDLPGLIREVHAALSNTARPQESVPAAEKQKPAVSVRKSISGDHLVCLECGGTFKSLKRHLMTHHDLTPDAYREKWDLPVDYPMVAPSYAEARSRLAKEMGLGQRRKR, encoded by the coding sequence ATGACGGAAGCTGCGGTCGAACAGGATACCCAGAACCTCGTTGAACTGACGGCCGATATTGTCGCGGCCTATGTCAGCAATCATGTGGTCCAGACCACGGATCTGCCGGGTCTGATCCGCGAAGTGCACGCCGCGCTGAGCAATACGGCCCGTCCGCAGGAAAGCGTCCCGGCTGCCGAAAAGCAGAAGCCGGCGGTTTCCGTGCGCAAGTCGATCAGCGGCGATCATCTTGTCTGCCTCGAATGCGGCGGAACCTTCAAATCGCTGAAGCGCCACCTGATGACCCATCACGACCTGACGCCCGACGCCTATCGCGAGAAATGGGACCTGCCGGTCGACTATCCGATGGTCGCGCCCTCCTATGCCGAGGCTCGCTCGCGGCTTGCAAAGGAGATGGGGCTCGGCCAGCGCCGCAAGCGCTGA
- the mnhG gene encoding monovalent cation/H(+) antiporter subunit G, translated as MDYVVALFVSFLMLAGALFTLTAAIGVLRLPDLYTRMHAASKAGTVGSGLIFLAIGFHSAEIATFVRAFAGIAFFVLTAPISAHLLARAAHEVGYPLHEKTVQDELQSSEEV; from the coding sequence ATGGACTATGTTGTCGCCCTGTTCGTCTCGTTCCTGATGCTGGCCGGCGCGCTGTTCACGCTGACGGCGGCCATCGGCGTTCTGCGTCTACCCGACCTCTACACGCGCATGCATGCGGCCTCGAAGGCGGGCACGGTCGGCTCGGGACTGATCTTTCTGGCCATCGGTTTTCATTCCGCCGAGATCGCGACTTTCGTGCGGGCCTTCGCCGGCATCGCCTTTTTCGTGCTGACGGCGCCGATTTCCGCGCATCTCCTCGCCCGCGCCGCGCATGAGGTGGGCTATCCGCTGCATGAAAAAACCGTGCAGGATGAGCTCCAGAGTAGTGAAGAGGTTTAG
- a CDS encoding cation:proton antiporter has protein sequence MTPDMIVSAAADISIGILSLALILTAVRVVRGPTLPDRVLSLDMLVAVAIGFIVVIAIRSGFTLYIDIAIALGLVGFLATVAFARFIRSSAMRDETETGFQVKPHPMAYDSGSSGEDVPVVSADETKKE, from the coding sequence ATGACGCCTGATATGATCGTTTCAGCCGCCGCCGACATCTCGATCGGCATCCTCTCGCTGGCGCTTATCCTGACCGCCGTGAGGGTGGTGAGGGGGCCGACCCTGCCGGACCGCGTTCTGTCGCTCGACATGCTGGTGGCGGTCGCCATTGGCTTTATCGTCGTCATAGCCATTCGTTCCGGTTTCACGCTCTACATCGATATCGCCATTGCCCTCGGCCTCGTGGGTTTCCTGGCAACCGTGGCCTTTGCCCGCTTCATCCGCTCGAGCGCCATGCGCGACGAGACCGAAACCGGGTTTCAGGTCAAGCCGCACCCGATGGCCTATGATTCGGGAAGCAGCGGGGAGGACGTTCCGGTTGTCTCCGCCGACGAAACGAAGAAGGAATAA
- a CDS encoding Na+/H+ antiporter subunit E, with protein MSSMLLLNLVLAIVWVAVTGSASLHNLVFGFVIGAISVGLVRHQLGGTGYFSRARRVTALFLVFLYDLMKSAWSVARLVCSPRMEVKPGILRFELSLEKDFEIVLLANMITLTPGTLTVDVSDDKKYLFIHAIDCSDPDGIRRDIANGFEKKIREAFA; from the coding sequence ATGTCATCCATGCTGCTCTTGAACCTTGTTCTGGCCATTGTCTGGGTTGCCGTCACCGGCAGCGCCTCGCTGCACAACCTCGTCTTCGGTTTTGTCATCGGCGCCATCTCCGTCGGCCTCGTGCGCCACCAACTCGGCGGAACGGGCTATTTCTCGCGGGCAAGGCGCGTCACCGCGCTGTTCCTGGTGTTCCTATATGACCTGATGAAGTCGGCCTGGTCGGTCGCAAGACTCGTCTGCTCGCCGCGCATGGAGGTGAAGCCGGGCATCCTGCGCTTCGAACTCTCGCTCGAGAAGGATTTCGAGATCGTGCTTCTCGCCAACATGATCACGCTGACGCCCGGCACGCTGACCGTCGATGTTTCCGACGACAAAAAATATCTCTTCATCCATGCCATCGACTGTTCCGATCCGGACGGCATTCGCCGCGACATCGCCAACGGTTTCGAGAAGAAGATCAGGGAGGCCTTCGCCTGA